The Microbacterium maritypicum genome contains a region encoding:
- a CDS encoding YaaA family protein produces the protein MKILLPPSETKHEGGDGSPLDLDSLVLPSLNERRSAVLEALIDLAADEEAARRVLKLSERQRGDIAHNRALRSSPTMPAIDRYTGVLFDALDARSLSAVSRRWMGEHVWIHSAPLGPVGALDALPTYRLAAGTSLPGLPALRRHWAEATSAAIAEADPSFVLDLRSEAYVALGPVPSAVSSAYVRVVTAHGRALNHFNKKSKGLLVRAIAEDRPRVSSLRGLRAWAQKRGIVFRDGAEPGTLELVVEE, from the coding sequence ATGAAGATCCTGCTCCCTCCGTCGGAGACCAAACACGAGGGTGGCGACGGTTCCCCTCTCGATCTCGACTCGCTGGTGCTTCCGTCGCTCAACGAACGACGCTCGGCGGTCCTCGAGGCGCTGATCGACCTCGCCGCCGATGAAGAGGCCGCACGACGCGTGCTCAAGCTGAGCGAGCGGCAGCGGGGGGACATCGCACACAACAGGGCGCTTCGATCGTCGCCCACCATGCCGGCGATCGACCGGTACACGGGCGTGCTGTTCGATGCGCTCGATGCGCGTTCCCTCTCCGCGGTCTCCCGACGGTGGATGGGAGAGCACGTGTGGATCCACAGCGCTCCGCTGGGCCCGGTCGGAGCCCTCGACGCTCTTCCCACCTACCGCCTCGCCGCCGGGACCTCACTACCCGGACTCCCGGCGCTTCGCCGGCACTGGGCCGAAGCCACCTCCGCAGCGATCGCCGAGGCCGACCCGTCGTTTGTCCTGGACCTGCGCAGCGAGGCCTATGTCGCGCTCGGGCCCGTGCCGAGTGCCGTCTCCTCCGCGTACGTCCGTGTCGTGACCGCACACGGAAGAGCCCTCAACCACTTCAACAAGAAGTCGAAGGGTCTGCTCGTGCGGGCGATCGCCGAGGATCGGCCGCGTGTCAGCTCGCTCCGTGGCCTTCGCGCGTGGGCGCAGAAGCGGGGGATCGTCTTCCGCGACGGCGCAGAACCGGGCACTCTCGAGCTCGTCGTCGAGGAGTGA
- a CDS encoding DUF5684 domain-containing protein has product MNFLEGTMDDYYGYGGLSGGALVALILVYTILPLAIYALYSWFYMKIFEKAGVQGKWRAWVPVYSTMIFYKLGDLSPWLVLYLIGGGIIGSIIPFLGWFLILPLIGIAGRVIDLIAAWRVGLKLQKDAVWVVLYFFLPPVWLGINAFDKSRWNAGIQPASWAANSLLGDRTVWDGIPAQASAAAPQAGYGAPQGYAPPAQGYAPPAQPGYAPPAQPGYAPPAGPAAPATGAPVPPVPPTTPPAPPAAPPATPPAPPAAPPAPPAAPPADPTQPPA; this is encoded by the coding sequence ATGAATTTTCTGGAGGGAACTATGGACGACTACTACGGCTATGGCGGCCTATCAGGTGGCGCGCTGGTCGCGTTGATCCTGGTCTACACGATCCTGCCACTCGCCATCTACGCGCTCTACTCGTGGTTCTACATGAAGATCTTCGAGAAGGCGGGAGTGCAGGGCAAGTGGCGCGCCTGGGTGCCCGTCTACAGCACCATGATCTTCTACAAGCTCGGTGACCTGAGCCCCTGGCTCGTTCTGTACCTGATCGGTGGCGGTATCATCGGCTCGATCATCCCGTTCCTGGGATGGTTCCTGATCCTCCCGCTGATCGGTATCGCCGGTCGCGTCATCGACCTGATTGCCGCATGGCGGGTCGGCCTGAAGCTGCAGAAGGACGCCGTCTGGGTCGTTCTGTACTTCTTCCTGCCGCCGGTGTGGCTCGGCATCAACGCGTTCGACAAGTCGCGTTGGAACGCGGGCATCCAGCCCGCTTCCTGGGCAGCGAACAGCCTGCTCGGCGACCGCACGGTGTGGGACGGGATCCCCGCTCAGGCATCGGCTGCGGCTCCGCAGGCCGGCTACGGCGCGCCCCAGGGCTACGCACCCCCCGCGCAGGGTTACGCGCCGCCGGCCCAGCCCGGTTACGCGCCGCCCGCTCAGCCCGGCTACGCACCGCCTGCAGGTCCCGCAGCTCCGGCGACCGGCGCACCGGTTCCCCCGGTTCCGCCGACCACGCCGCCGGCTCCTCCCGCGGCGCCGCCGGCAACCCCGCCTGCGCCGCCCGCAGCTCCGCCGGCACCGCCCGCAGCTCCGCCTGCCGACCCCACGCAGCCTCCGGCGTGA
- the atpD gene encoding F0F1 ATP synthase subunit beta — protein sequence MTLTAPADQPATAVVGRVARVNGPVVDIEFPHDSIPDIYNALKTTIAMGEESTEITLEVAQHLGDDLVRAIALNPTDGIVRGQEVRDTGEAISVPVGDVTKGKVFNVIGEVLNLEPGETIEVTERWPIHRKAPNFDQLESKTQMFETGIKSIDLLTPYVLGGKIGLFGGAGVGKTVLIQEMIQRVAQDHGGVSVFAGVGERTREGNDLIHEMEEAGVFDKTALVFGQMDEPPGTRLRVALSALTMAEYFRDVQKQDVLLFIDNIFRFTQAGSEVSTLLGRMPSAVGYQPNLADEMGVLQERITSTRGHSITSLQAIYVPADDYTDPAPATTFAHLDATTELSREIASKGLYPAIDPLTSTSRIMDPRYLGEDHYRVATTVKQILQKNKELQEIIAILGVDELSEEDKIVVSRARRIQQFLSQNTYMAKKFTGVEGSTVPLKETIESFDAITRGDFDHVAEQAFFNVGGISDVEEQWAKIQKENG from the coding sequence ATGACCCTCACCGCTCCGGCTGACCAGCCGGCGACCGCGGTCGTCGGGCGCGTCGCACGCGTCAACGGTCCGGTTGTCGACATCGAGTTCCCTCATGACTCGATCCCCGACATCTACAACGCGCTGAAGACCACGATCGCGATGGGCGAAGAGTCCACCGAGATCACGCTCGAGGTCGCTCAGCACCTCGGCGACGACCTCGTCCGCGCCATCGCCCTGAACCCGACCGACGGCATCGTCCGCGGCCAGGAAGTCCGCGACACCGGTGAGGCCATCTCGGTCCCCGTCGGCGACGTGACCAAGGGCAAGGTGTTCAACGTCATCGGCGAGGTGCTCAACCTCGAGCCCGGCGAGACCATCGAGGTCACCGAGCGCTGGCCGATCCACCGCAAGGCGCCGAACTTCGACCAGCTCGAGTCCAAGACTCAGATGTTCGAGACCGGCATCAAGTCGATCGACCTCCTCACCCCGTACGTGCTGGGTGGAAAGATCGGTCTGTTCGGTGGCGCCGGTGTCGGCAAGACCGTCCTCATCCAGGAGATGATCCAGCGCGTCGCGCAGGACCACGGTGGTGTGTCGGTGTTCGCCGGTGTCGGTGAGCGCACCCGTGAGGGCAACGACCTCATCCACGAGATGGAAGAGGCGGGCGTCTTCGACAAGACCGCCCTCGTCTTCGGCCAGATGGACGAGCCGCCGGGAACGCGTCTGCGCGTCGCCCTGTCGGCTCTGACGATGGCGGAGTACTTCCGTGACGTGCAGAAGCAGGACGTGCTGCTCTTCATCGACAACATCTTCCGCTTCACGCAGGCCGGTTCCGAGGTCTCCACGCTGCTGGGCCGCATGCCCTCCGCCGTGGGTTACCAGCCGAACCTCGCCGACGAGATGGGTGTGCTCCAGGAGCGCATCACCTCGACGCGCGGCCACTCGATCACCTCGCTGCAGGCGATCTACGTGCCCGCCGATGACTACACCGACCCGGCTCCGGCGACCACGTTCGCCCACCTCGACGCGACGACCGAGCTTTCTCGTGAGATCGCCTCGAAGGGTCTGTACCCGGCCATCGACCCGCTGACCTCGACGTCGCGCATCATGGACCCCCGCTACTTGGGCGAGGACCACTACCGCGTCGCCACGACGGTCAAGCAGATCCTCCAGAAGAACAAGGAACTGCAGGAGATCATCGCCATCCTCGGTGTCGACGAGCTCTCCGAGGAAGACAAGATCGTCGTGTCGCGTGCACGTCGCATCCAGCAGTTCCTCTCGCAGAACACCTACATGGCCAAGAAGTTCACGGGCGTCGAGGGTTCGACCGTCCCGCTGAAGGAGACCATCGAGTCGTTCGACGCGATCACCCGCGGTGACTTCGACCACGTGGCCGAGCAGGCCTTCTTCAACGTCGGTGGCATCTCCGACGTCGAAGAGCAGTGGGCGAAGATCCAGAAGGAGAACGGCTGA
- a CDS encoding PP2C family protein-serine/threonine phosphatase yields MAETKTHRITVAQRPLLLSWSGITDQGRRRETNQDAFLADYPLFIVADGMGGHAGGEIASQSTVARLQAVVSSGKVDGPSIENALELAVGDIADHPETTDEGTGTTLTGVYFDSDGDESHWIALNIGDSRVYLLRDDRLVQITTDHSVVQELITAGKLSPEEAEGHPYSNVITRAVGASELTAPDYVSIDVRAGDRFVICSDGLTKELTDYGIQHFLREHEDPGAAADAMLAAALENGGRDNVTLIIVQVTAEDDSSSPVEYTAE; encoded by the coding sequence GTGGCTGAGACGAAGACGCACCGAATCACGGTTGCGCAGCGCCCGCTGCTGCTGTCGTGGTCCGGGATCACCGATCAAGGCCGACGCCGCGAGACGAACCAGGATGCTTTCCTGGCCGACTACCCGCTGTTCATCGTCGCCGACGGGATGGGTGGTCACGCCGGTGGCGAGATCGCCAGCCAGAGCACGGTCGCCCGCCTGCAGGCCGTGGTCTCCTCAGGCAAGGTCGATGGGCCGTCGATCGAGAATGCGCTCGAGCTGGCTGTCGGTGACATCGCCGACCACCCCGAGACGACCGACGAAGGCACCGGGACGACGCTCACAGGGGTCTACTTCGACTCCGACGGTGACGAATCGCACTGGATCGCACTGAACATCGGCGATTCGCGGGTGTATCTGCTCCGTGACGATCGACTCGTGCAGATCACGACAGACCACTCGGTCGTGCAGGAACTCATCACGGCGGGGAAGCTCAGCCCGGAAGAGGCCGAAGGGCATCCGTACAGCAACGTGATCACCCGCGCGGTGGGAGCGAGTGAGCTCACGGCCCCCGATTACGTCTCCATCGATGTGCGCGCAGGTGACCGCTTCGTCATCTGCTCCGACGGTCTCACCAAAGAGCTCACCGACTACGGCATCCAGCACTTCCTCCGGGAACACGAAGACCCGGGTGCGGCCGCCGATGCGATGCTCGCAGCGGCTCTGGAGAACGGCGGACGGGACAACGTCACGCTCATCATCGTCCAGGTGACGGCAGAAGACGACTCGTCCTCCCCAGTCGAGTACACCGCGGAGTAG
- a CDS encoding F0F1 ATP synthase subunit epsilon, which produces MALHVSLVSADAEVWTGEASLVVAKTVEGEIGFMTGHEPVLAILAEGQVRITQSDGTKVLANAQDGFLSMEGDTLTIVAGNAALIA; this is translated from the coding sequence ATGGCGCTGCACGTCAGCCTCGTCTCCGCTGATGCGGAGGTCTGGACGGGAGAGGCGAGCCTCGTGGTCGCCAAGACCGTCGAGGGTGAGATCGGCTTCATGACCGGCCACGAGCCGGTGCTGGCCATCCTCGCCGAGGGCCAGGTTCGCATCACCCAGTCGGATGGCACCAAGGTGCTGGCCAACGCGCAGGACGGGTTCCTCTCCATGGAGGGCGACACCCTGACGATCGTTGCCGGCAACGCGGCTCTCATCGCCTAG